In Helicobacter sp. MIT 99-5507, the sequence CAAAAGAAAATATTCCAAGCAAGTTTAAAATATTGTATTTTACGCTTGTATTATTTATCTCTTCTTTGATATTTTTAAATAATAATAGCTTAGTTTTTCATATAGTATCAATCATCATTTTAATATCTATATTTAAAAAACATAGAATCTACAAGATAATCTTTGCATTATATATCATATATTTACTTTTATGTTTATCTGGAATTCAGATTCTAATACTACCGCCACGAGCTAGACTTGGAGAGATTCTGGTGCTTATTTCTGTATTTTGTATTTTGTATCAATATATCAAAGTTTCAAAGCTTATAAATACAGCTATTTGTGTATTTTGTATAGCTTATAGTATTTTTGTTGCAAGTGAATATTATAAATTTTATAATAGATGGAATGATATGCTTGCATATATAGAAAAAGAGAAACAAAGAGGAAACTACAATGTGATAGTTGAAAATATTTTTATATCAAAATATCCAAACTTTATAGATTCTCCACTTCCAACTGATATCATACATGAAAGCCCAAATCCGCTTTATGCTTATAAATTTGGATTAGAAAGTTTTAGGGTAGATGATGTTTATAAATATATAAAATGAAATTATAAATCTCTTTTGATATAATTTTCATTTAAAGATTTTAAGCAAATATTTTAGGGGGAACTTATGAAAATAGTTGTTATTCAAGGACCAAATTTAAACATGCTTGGACATAGAGATCCTAGAATCTATGGACCTATGAAATTAGAACAAATTCATCAAAATATAGAATCTGTTGCAAAACAAAATAATTTTGAAATTGATTTTTTTCAAAGCAATTTTGAGGGTGAAATAGTAGATAAGATTCAAGAATGCATAGGAGTTGCAGATGGTATCTTAATTAATCCTGCGGCATATTCTCATACTTCAATAGCAATTGCAGATGCAATAGCATTAGCTGGCATGCCTGTTGTTGAGGTGCATTTAAGCAATATTTTTGCTAGAGAAGATTTTAGAAAGCAATCATATACAGGTGCTGCAAGTGCTGGTGTCATCACAGGATTTGGACCATTTGGGTATCATTTAGGATTGCTATCATTAATGCAAATTATTACAGAATTAAAAGCTAAGCAAGAGAAATAAATGCCATTTATTACCAATAATCAAAATGCTATGTTTTATGAATGTGGATTTTCATGTGATAATGCAATCTTTTTTAAAAATGACAAACAATCATTTTTTATCACTGATAGCAGATATACTTTAGAAGCAAAAGAAAATATAAAAGATAAAAATATAGAAGTTATTACTAGTAGTGATTTAATAGCAGATTTAATTAAAGTTGCAAATAATGTTAAAAAAATCATATTTGATCCATCGCAAATAAGCATAGAATCTTATAATAAAATGTCAGATACACTAGATTTAAGTGCAGAATCTAACTTTCATCAAAAACTAAGAGTGATTAAAAATGATGATGAAATAAATTTGATAAAAAAATCACAAGAACTAAATAAAAAGGCTTTTAAAAAATTTGCAAATTTTTTAAGCAAAAATAGCCTTGAAGGTAGAAGTGAGTTATTTTTGAATTTTAAAGCAAAAGAAATTTTAAGTAAATATGGCAAATATGAGCTTAGTTTTGAGCCTATAACAGCACTAAATAAAAATGCAGCCAAGCCTCATGCACTTCCAAGCAAAGATAAGTTAAAAAAGAATGATATTTTACTATTTGATGCAGGAATAAAATATAAAAGATATTGTTCTGATATGACTAGAAGTGCTTTTTTTGATGGTGAAATCAAATTTAGTAAAAAGCAAAAAATGCCAAAAAAAATACAAAAGATTTATGATATTGTTCTAAAATCACAAGAACTAACCATCAAGAAAGCAAAAAGTGGAATGAAAGCAAAAGATATTGATTTTATTGCTAGAGATTATATATCAAAGGCTGGTTATGGTGATTATTTTACACATTCTACTGGTCATGGAATAGGGCTTGATATTCATGAATTACCAATCATATCTCATAGAAGTGAAATGATTATAGAAGATGGGATGATTTTCTCAATAGAGCCTGGAATCTATTTGGATAATGAGTTTGGCATAAGGATTGAAGATTTGGTATTGATGAAAAATGGCAGGGCAGAAATACTCTAGGATTTTTACAAGGAAGTAGTTTTGAGAGAGATTATTACAAATTCATTTTTTCCATTTGTAAATAAAAATAAAAATATATATTTACAAAATATAAGTAT encodes:
- a CDS encoding aminopeptidase P family protein, with protein sequence MPFITNNQNAMFYECGFSCDNAIFFKNDKQSFFITDSRYTLEAKENIKDKNIEVITSSDLIADLIKVANNVKKIIFDPSQISIESYNKMSDTLDLSAESNFHQKLRVIKNDDEINLIKKSQELNKKAFKKFANFLSKNSLEGRSELFLNFKAKEILSKYGKYELSFEPITALNKNAAKPHALPSKDKLKKNDILLFDAGIKYKRYCSDMTRSAFFDGEIKFSKKQKMPKKIQKIYDIVLKSQELTIKKAKSGMKAKDIDFIARDYISKAGYGDYFTHSTGHGIGLDIHELPIISHRSEMIIEDGMIFSIEPGIYLDNEFGIRIEDLVLMKNGRAEIL
- a CDS encoding DUF6056 family protein — protein: MHSFDMFLLLYFAPFGADFLWGAGSLNYMWGILLMIIALLPYRLFWNDIFTNKNKQNKVIKNPLILFTNLLAGMASEQLGIIAILCHICFIVYAKYKHIKLGAWYYLGVISFVLGYLLLYFSPGHAARSSMSILNGQFLKISEILALSFYQKIDRVLLLLDSSMTDIFKIFVLLVLFLGTKENIPSKFKILYFTLVLFISSLIFLNNNSLVFHIVSIIILISIFKKHRIYKIIFALYIIYLLLCLSGIQILILPPRARLGEILVLISVFCILYQYIKVSKLINTAICVFCIAYSIFVASEYYKFYNRWNDMLAYIEKEKQRGNYNVIVENIFISKYPNFIDSPLPTDIIHESPNPLYAYKFGLESFRVDDVYKYIK
- the aroQ gene encoding type II 3-dehydroquinate dehydratase translates to MKIVVIQGPNLNMLGHRDPRIYGPMKLEQIHQNIESVAKQNNFEIDFFQSNFEGEIVDKIQECIGVADGILINPAAYSHTSIAIADAIALAGMPVVEVHLSNIFAREDFRKQSYTGAASAGVITGFGPFGYHLGLLSLMQIITELKAKQEK